A genome region from Anaerobacillus alkaliphilus includes the following:
- a CDS encoding pyridoxal phosphate-dependent aminotransferase, giving the protein MKQFTQSDILANLPKQFFAKLVKKVEKVKLVHDDVINLGQGNPDQPTPAHIIKALQQSAENPKYHKYSPFRGYSFLKEAVCTYYKREYGVDLDPETEVAVLFGAKAGLVEISQCLLNKDDVALVPDPGYPDYWSGISLAQAKMEFMPLLEENEFLPDFSKISEASLDQAKLMFLNYPNNPTGAVATRELFEEAVALGDQHDICIVHDFAYGAIGFEGKKPISFLEIPGAKNVGVEMMTMSKTYNMAGWRIGFAVGNTSVIEALNMIQDHYHCSLFGGIQEAAAEALLGSQVCVEELVATYEKRRDTFIQALQEIGWDVKAPMGSFFAWLPVPEGYTSEEFADLLLEKARVVVAPGNGFGTYGEGYVRVGLLSDEEILVEAAKRIKELKIF; this is encoded by the coding sequence ATGAAGCAGTTCACACAATCTGATATTCTAGCGAATTTGCCAAAACAGTTTTTTGCAAAGCTTGTAAAGAAGGTAGAGAAAGTAAAACTTGTTCATGACGATGTCATTAATTTAGGACAAGGAAATCCGGATCAACCGACGCCAGCCCATATTATCAAAGCGTTGCAACAATCGGCTGAAAATCCAAAGTATCATAAGTATTCGCCATTTCGTGGTTACTCATTTTTGAAAGAGGCAGTTTGTACATATTATAAGCGGGAGTATGGGGTGGACTTAGATCCTGAAACAGAAGTAGCTGTGCTTTTTGGGGCGAAAGCAGGACTAGTAGAGATCAGTCAGTGTCTATTAAACAAAGATGACGTTGCATTAGTACCAGATCCCGGTTACCCTGACTATTGGTCAGGAATTAGCCTTGCACAAGCAAAGATGGAGTTCATGCCGTTACTCGAAGAAAATGAGTTTTTACCTGACTTTTCAAAGATAAGTGAAGCCTCACTCGACCAAGCTAAACTGATGTTCTTAAATTACCCAAACAATCCTACAGGTGCGGTAGCGACAAGGGAATTATTTGAAGAAGCAGTGGCGCTTGGAGACCAACACGATATTTGTATCGTTCACGACTTTGCGTATGGTGCAATTGGCTTCGAAGGAAAAAAGCCAATAAGTTTTTTAGAGATACCAGGTGCCAAAAACGTTGGTGTTGAAATGATGACAATGTCGAAAACCTACAACATGGCTGGATGGCGCATTGGTTTTGCAGTTGGAAACACGAGCGTGATAGAAGCGCTAAATATGATTCAAGATCACTACCATTGTAGTTTGTTTGGTGGTATTCAAGAAGCTGCAGCCGAGGCGCTACTAGGCTCTCAAGTTTGCGTAGAGGAACTAGTTGCAACTTATGAAAAACGAAGAGATACATTTATTCAAGCTTTACAGGAGATTGGTTGGGATGTAAAAGCGCCAATGGGATCGTTTTTTGCATGGTTACCAGTTCCTGAAGGCTATACATCTGAGGAGTTTGCTGATCTACTTTTAGAAAAAGCGAGAGTAGTTGTTGCTCCTGGGAATGGCTTTGGCACGTATGGAGAAGGGTATGTCCGAGTAGGTTTATTGAGCGATGAAGAAATCTTAGTTGAGGCAGCCAAGAGAATTAAAGAGTTAAAGATTTTCTAA
- a CDS encoding ATP-binding protein: protein MSNEQLNNLGTPFHTTKPDGTGLGMMVTNNIIKNNHKGTIYIDSQQNHGTTFKIYLPIKPDIEF, encoded by the coding sequence ATGTCTAATGAACAGCTAAATAATTTAGGAACTCCATTTCATACAACCAAACCGGACGGGACTGGTTTAGGAATGATGGTTACCAATAACATTATTAAAAATAATCATAAGGGTACTATTTATATCGATAGCCAACAAAATCATGGAACTACATTTAAAATCTATCTACCAATTAAACCAGATATTGAATTTTAA
- a CDS encoding PAS domain S-box protein, with translation MTIQQSKDLILEIERLSQINQLILDSVAEGIYGIDLNAKVIFWNKSAEILTGYKIEDFENDNLHDLIHHTNPAGEHVPVVECPVYHALNNGTSLYVTDDIFWRKDGTSFPVEFTIKPMVEKGTQVGTVITFRDITEKLQTEELILQWEKLSMVGQMAAGVAHEIRNPLTSLKGFLQLMKSNKVFNDQYYDIMS, from the coding sequence ATGACAATACAGCAAAGTAAGGACCTTATCCTTGAAATAGAAAGATTAAGTCAAATCAATCAATTAATCTTAGATTCAGTTGCAGAAGGTATCTATGGAATTGATCTAAATGCAAAGGTTATTTTTTGGAATAAATCAGCCGAAATCCTAACTGGATATAAAATAGAGGATTTCGAAAATGATAACTTACACGATTTAATACATCACACGAACCCTGCTGGGGAACATGTGCCCGTAGTCGAATGCCCCGTTTATCACGCGTTAAATAATGGTACAAGCTTATATGTAACAGACGATATTTTCTGGAGAAAAGACGGAACATCTTTCCCTGTTGAATTTACAATCAAACCTATGGTTGAAAAAGGTACGCAGGTTGGGACAGTGATCACCTTTAGAGACATCACTGAAAAGTTACAAACCGAGGAACTAATTCTACAGTGGGAAAAACTTTCAATGGTTGGTCAAATGGCGGCAGGCGTAGCACATGAAATCCGAAACCCGCTAACATCTCTTAAAGGATTTTTGCAGTTAATGAAGTCAAATAAAGTCTTTAATGATCAATACTATGACATTATGAGTTAA
- a CDS encoding beta-propeller domain-containing protein yields MKKVIIASVAIVLLLSIGLLVNKNEPTQQAYGTELPTVGSLENFQNLVEEVTKKQRRIYEAVEETAMEFGRAGLKNESVALDGGFDHSSTNVQVEGVDEADRIKNDGSFIYQLRDEELVISTVNPVEEMKVVYSEKFDYNSFYPYEMYVDEEHLVLIGRKTVYDTKGYYHKDFTSIKIYQLNDRSNLTLIREAEVEGYYQSSRKISDSLYIVTNKHLPYFLLNETRGKAEKEQLLEDMKPSFHDPAVSDEPQVIGWEDIYYFPGSLEENYLIVTGIDLGKPNEPINVQSYLGAGSTIYSSHENLYVTRTDHQYEEGPIEKIATRIFNPPTNQDTIIYKFGLDRGKVVFRAEGKVEGALLNQFSMDEHNGHFRIATTKGNMWSDTNPSENLLFVLDDKLEVVGSITGIAEGERIYSARFMGDRGYIVTFKQVDPLFVLDLQDPKNPTILGELKIPGFSDYLHPYDEHHIIGFGKDTEEIENGAMVRGFKMALFDITDVNNPKEKFVEIIGDSGTHSELLYNHKALLYSKSKNIIGFPIDVYEKKGSDRSMYPQFTFQGAYIYGLDLEKGFELKNRISHYEDVISDKNWDYQRHISRLMYIGDNLYTLSNHKIEAHDLTSFKKKGQIIFGK; encoded by the coding sequence GTGAAAAAGGTGATTATTGCCTCAGTCGCAATTGTTCTACTACTATCAATAGGTCTATTAGTTAATAAAAATGAACCGACTCAACAAGCCTATGGAACTGAGCTACCCACAGTTGGTTCTTTAGAAAATTTTCAGAATTTAGTGGAAGAGGTAACGAAAAAGCAACGAAGAATTTACGAAGCTGTAGAAGAAACAGCAATGGAATTTGGGCGAGCTGGTCTGAAAAATGAGAGTGTGGCGCTTGACGGTGGATTTGATCATTCATCAACGAACGTTCAAGTCGAGGGTGTTGATGAGGCCGACCGGATAAAAAATGATGGATCTTTTATTTATCAATTAAGAGATGAAGAGCTCGTCATTTCAACGGTAAACCCAGTGGAAGAGATGAAGGTTGTCTACTCAGAAAAATTTGATTATAACAGCTTTTATCCGTACGAGATGTATGTAGATGAAGAACACCTAGTTTTAATTGGAAGAAAAACAGTGTACGACACAAAAGGTTACTATCACAAAGATTTTACATCTATTAAAATCTATCAGCTTAACGATCGTAGTAACTTAACACTCATCCGTGAAGCGGAAGTGGAAGGTTATTATCAATCTTCAAGAAAAATTAGCGACTCGTTATATATTGTTACAAATAAGCATCTACCATATTTTCTATTAAATGAAACTCGTGGCAAAGCAGAAAAGGAACAATTGTTAGAGGATATGAAACCTAGTTTTCATGATCCAGCAGTTTCTGATGAGCCTCAAGTGATTGGTTGGGAGGATATCTATTACTTTCCTGGTTCATTAGAAGAGAACTATTTGATTGTCACAGGGATTGATCTAGGAAAACCAAACGAACCAATTAATGTTCAGTCTTATCTTGGGGCAGGTAGTACGATCTATTCTTCTCATGAGAATTTATATGTGACAAGAACAGATCATCAATATGAAGAAGGCCCAATTGAGAAAATAGCAACTCGTATTTTTAATCCACCAACAAACCAGGACACGATCATCTACAAATTTGGCTTAGATCGTGGGAAAGTCGTATTTCGTGCTGAAGGTAAGGTTGAGGGAGCATTGTTAAATCAATTTTCCATGGATGAACACAACGGTCACTTCCGTATTGCAACAACGAAGGGGAATATGTGGTCGGATACCAATCCTTCTGAAAATCTATTGTTTGTTTTAGACGACAAGCTAGAAGTAGTGGGTTCAATTACCGGGATTGCTGAAGGCGAGAGGATATACTCCGCTCGTTTCATGGGGGATCGTGGTTACATTGTTACGTTTAAGCAAGTAGATCCTTTATTTGTCCTTGATTTACAAGATCCGAAGAACCCAACCATTCTCGGAGAATTGAAAATCCCAGGCTTCAGCGACTATCTTCACCCTTACGATGAACACCATATTATTGGTTTTGGAAAAGATACGGAAGAAATTGAAAACGGAGCGATGGTTCGTGGTTTTAAAATGGCGTTGTTTGACATCACTGATGTAAACAACCCTAAAGAGAAGTTTGTGGAGATTATTGGTGATAGTGGAACACATTCAGAGTTGTTATACAACCATAAAGCCTTACTTTATTCTAAATCAAAAAATATTATCGGTTTTCCAATCGATGTTTATGAGAAAAAAGGAAGTGACCGATCTATGTATCCACAATTCACTTTCCAAGGAGCTTATATTTACGGTCTTGATCTTGAAAAAGGGTTTGAGTTAAAAAATCGAATTAGTCATTATGAGGATGTAATATCTGATAAGAATTGGGACTATCAGAGGCATATTTCTAGACTAATGTATATCGGTGACAATCTTTACACATTATCTAACCACAAAATTGAAGCACATGATTTAACAAGCTTCAAGAAAAAAGGGCAAATCATATTTGGAAAATAA
- a CDS encoding GNAT family N-acetyltransferase, with translation MNNPIKIENMLKEDWEQVEQIYLEGIKTGNATFQQEVPTWEEWDQSHVKECRLVAKTNGVILGWCALSPVSSRCVYNGVAEVSVYVGANSKGAGVGSLLMEALIVASEEQGFWTLQSGIFPENSASIQLHKKFGFREVGVRERIGKMNGVWRDNLFLERRSKIVGI, from the coding sequence ATGAATAATCCAATAAAAATTGAAAACATGCTAAAAGAAGACTGGGAACAAGTGGAACAAATTTACTTAGAAGGCATTAAAACTGGCAATGCTACATTTCAACAAGAGGTACCTACGTGGGAAGAATGGGATCAGAGTCATGTAAAGGAATGTCGTTTAGTAGCCAAAACAAACGGGGTCATTTTGGGATGGTGTGCACTGTCACCTGTGTCTAGTAGGTGTGTGTACAATGGGGTAGCTGAAGTTAGTGTCTATGTAGGTGCTAACAGCAAAGGCGCTGGCGTTGGCAGCTTATTAATGGAAGCACTAATTGTAGCTAGCGAAGAACAAGGCTTTTGGACACTACAATCTGGGATCTTTCCAGAAAATTCAGCGAGTATTCAACTCCACAAGAAATTTGGCTTCAGGGAAGTAGGTGTTCGTGAGCGCATTGGAAAAATGAATGGCGTTTGGCGAGATAATCTATTTTTAGAGAGAAGAAGTAAGATCGTGGGAATTTAG
- a CDS encoding NUDIX domain-containing protein, translated as MFIVNVEAAIYRDGKWLLIRRSEKEEHEGGSLALVGGKCELEGFSTDILERTLQREVSEEVGVEVTNDVRYVNSSSFVTDAGLHVIDIVFLCQHTKGEPYAKSSDEVDEVIWMTTAEILNHADLPSYLKENVKQADKLLQE; from the coding sequence ATGTTTATAGTAAATGTTGAAGCTGCAATCTATCGTGATGGAAAATGGCTTTTAATTCGTAGAAGTGAGAAAGAAGAACATGAAGGAGGTTCTCTTGCTCTCGTCGGCGGAAAGTGTGAACTGGAGGGTTTTTCTACCGATATTTTGGAGAGAACGTTACAAAGAGAAGTCTCTGAAGAGGTTGGGGTAGAAGTCACAAATGACGTAAGGTATGTAAATAGTTCTTCCTTCGTTACAGATGCAGGACTACATGTCATCGACATCGTTTTTCTATGTCAACATACAAAAGGTGAACCGTACGCCAAAAGCTCAGATGAAGTTGACGAAGTCATTTGGATGACAACGGCAGAAATTTTAAATCATGCAGATCTGCCTAGTTATCTAAAAGAAAATGTCAAACAAGCGGACAAGTTATTACAAGAATAG